The proteins below are encoded in one region of Pseudomonas putida S13.1.2:
- a CDS encoding class I SAM-dependent rRNA methyltransferase translates to MSLPSLRLKANADRRLRAGHLWVYSNEVDVTATPLQGFQAGQQAVLEAANGKPLGIVALSPNNLICARLLSRDIKLPLDKSLLVHRLNVALSLRERLFDKPCYRLVYGDSDLLPGLVVDRFFDILVVQLASATMEAHKDDVIAALVQVLKPSGILFKNDSAARDAEGLQRYVETVYGEVPDWVALEENGVKFEAPVREGQKTGWFYDHRMNRARLAPYVKGKRVLDLFSYIGGWGVQAGAFGASEVFCVDASGFALDGVERNAALNGISEKLTCIEGDVFEALRELKAAEERFDVIIADPPAFIKRKKDLKNGEAAYRRLNEQAMRMLNKDGILVSASCSMHLPEDDLNNILLTSARHLDRNMQLLERGGQGPDHPVHPAIAETRYIKSITCRLLPNS, encoded by the coding sequence ATGTCCCTGCCCAGCCTTCGCCTCAAAGCCAATGCCGACCGCCGCCTGCGCGCCGGCCACCTGTGGGTCTACAGCAACGAAGTCGACGTCACCGCGACCCCGCTGCAAGGCTTTCAGGCCGGTCAGCAGGCCGTTCTCGAGGCGGCCAACGGCAAGCCGCTGGGCATCGTCGCACTCAGCCCCAACAACCTGATCTGCGCCCGCCTGCTGTCGCGCGACATCAAGCTGCCGCTGGACAAGTCGCTGCTGGTGCACCGCCTGAACGTCGCCCTGTCGCTGCGCGAGCGCCTGTTCGACAAGCCGTGCTACCGCCTGGTCTACGGCGATTCCGACCTGCTGCCGGGCCTGGTGGTCGACCGCTTCTTCGACATCCTCGTGGTGCAATTGGCCTCGGCCACCATGGAAGCGCACAAGGACGACGTGATCGCGGCCCTGGTGCAGGTGCTCAAGCCCAGCGGCATCCTGTTCAAGAACGACTCCGCCGCGCGTGACGCCGAAGGCCTGCAGCGCTATGTCGAGACCGTCTACGGCGAAGTACCGGACTGGGTGGCGCTGGAAGAGAACGGCGTCAAGTTCGAAGCCCCGGTGCGTGAAGGCCAGAAAACCGGCTGGTTCTACGACCACCGCATGAACCGCGCGCGCCTGGCGCCGTACGTGAAAGGCAAGCGTGTACTCGACCTGTTCAGCTACATCGGTGGCTGGGGCGTGCAGGCCGGTGCCTTCGGCGCCAGCGAAGTGTTCTGTGTCGATGCCTCGGGCTTTGCCCTCGATGGCGTGGAGCGTAACGCGGCACTGAACGGCATCAGCGAGAAGCTGACCTGCATCGAAGGCGACGTGTTCGAAGCCCTGCGCGAGCTCAAGGCTGCCGAAGAGCGCTTCGACGTGATCATTGCCGACCCACCCGCCTTCATCAAGCGCAAGAAGGACCTGAAAAACGGCGAAGCGGCTTACCGCCGCCTGAACGAACAGGCCATGCGCATGCTGAACAAGGACGGCATCCTGGTCAGCGCTTCGTGCTCGATGCACTTGCCCGAGGACGACCTGAACAACATCCTGCTGACCAGCGCCCGCCACCTGGACCGCAACATGCAGCTGCTCGAGCGCGGCGGCCAGGGCCCGGACCACCCGGTGCACCCGGCCATCGCCGAAACCCGCTACATCAAGAGCATCACGTGCCGCTTGCTGCCAAATAGCTGA
- a CDS encoding HDOD domain-containing protein, with amino-acid sequence MPPQPQIMVDLQFEQYMPDPDLETIAKLISQDPGLSGALLKLVNSPHFGLSNKIGSIQRAVNLLGSRSIINLINAQSIKGEMSDETIVTLNRFWDTAQDVAMTCLTLAKRTGIQPADEAYTLGLFHDCGVPLMLKRFPDYMDVLVQAYAQADEETRVVDTENRVFNTNHSVVGYFTAKSWRLPEHLTAAIANHHNALAVFRDESSRNAQSQLKNLLAVLKMAEHICASYRVLGNQAVDHEWNVVGPLVLDYIGLSEYDFENLKQNIRELSGH; translated from the coding sequence ATCCCGCCGCAACCGCAGATCATGGTCGACCTGCAGTTCGAGCAGTACATGCCTGACCCGGACCTGGAAACCATCGCCAAGCTGATTTCCCAGGACCCGGGGCTCTCGGGCGCCTTGCTCAAGCTGGTCAATTCCCCGCACTTCGGCCTTTCCAACAAGATCGGCTCGATTCAGCGCGCGGTGAACCTCCTGGGCAGCCGTTCGATCATCAACCTGATCAATGCCCAATCGATCAAGGGCGAGATGAGCGACGAGACCATCGTCACCCTCAACCGCTTCTGGGACACCGCCCAGGATGTGGCGATGACCTGCCTGACGCTCGCCAAGCGCACCGGTATCCAGCCCGCGGACGAGGCTTACACCCTGGGCCTGTTCCATGACTGTGGCGTGCCGCTGATGCTCAAGCGCTTCCCCGACTATATGGATGTGCTGGTGCAGGCCTATGCCCAGGCCGACGAAGAAACGCGGGTGGTCGACACCGAAAACCGCGTGTTCAACACCAACCATTCGGTGGTCGGTTATTTCACCGCCAAGTCGTGGCGCCTGCCTGAGCACCTCACGGCAGCCATCGCCAACCATCACAACGCCCTGGCGGTGTTCCGCGACGAGAGCTCGCGCAATGCCCAGAGCCAGCTGAAAAACCTGCTGGCGGTACTGAAGATGGCCGAGCACATCTGCGCGTCCTACCGGGTGCTCGGCAACCAGGCGGTGGACCACGAATGGAACGTGGTCGGCCCGCTGGTGCTCGATTACATCGGTCTGTCGGAATACGATTTCGAAAACCTCAAACAGAACATTCGCGAGCTGAGCGGGCACTGA
- the mutM gene encoding bifunctional DNA-formamidopyrimidine glycosylase/DNA-(apurinic or apyrimidinic site) lyase — translation MPELPEVETTRRGIAPHLEGQRVSRVVVRDRRLRWPIPEDLDVRLSGQRIVSVERRAKYLLINAEVGTLISHLGMSGNLRLVELGLPAAKHEHVDIELESGLMLRYTDPRRFGAMLWSLDPLNHELLLRLGPEPLTDLFDGERLFQLSRRRSMAVKPFIMDNAVVVGVGNIYATEALFAAGIDPRREAGGISRARYLKLAIEIKRVLAAAIERGGTTLRDFIGGDGQPGYFQQELFVYGRGGQPCKVCGTELREVKLGQRASVYCPRCQR, via the coding sequence ATGCCGGAATTGCCAGAAGTTGAAACCACCCGGCGCGGTATTGCGCCCCACCTGGAGGGCCAGCGCGTCAGCCGCGTGGTGGTGCGTGACCGGCGCTTGCGCTGGCCAATCCCGGAAGACCTGGATGTGCGCCTGTCGGGGCAGCGCATTGTCAGTGTCGAGCGGCGCGCCAAGTACCTGTTGATCAATGCCGAGGTTGGTACGCTGATCAGCCATCTGGGCATGTCGGGCAACTTGCGGCTGGTCGAGCTGGGTTTGCCGGCGGCCAAGCATGAACATGTCGACATCGAGCTGGAGTCGGGGCTGATGCTGCGCTACACCGACCCGCGCCGCTTTGGTGCCATGCTGTGGAGCCTGGACCCGCTGAACCACGAGCTACTGCTGCGCCTCGGCCCTGAGCCGCTGACGGATCTGTTTGACGGTGAGCGCCTGTTCCAGCTGTCCCGCAGGCGGTCGATGGCAGTCAAACCGTTCATCATGGACAACGCGGTGGTGGTGGGGGTGGGCAACATCTACGCCACCGAAGCGCTGTTTGCCGCAGGTATCGACCCACGTCGGGAGGCGGGCGGGATTTCACGGGCGCGCTACCTGAAGCTGGCGATCGAGATCAAGCGGGTGCTGGCGGCGGCGATCGAGCGCGGTGGTACCACCCTGCGCGACTTCATCGGTGGCGATGGGCAGCCGGGGTACTTCCAGCAGGAATTGTTCGTCTACGGACGAGGCGGGCAGCCGTGCAAGGTGTGCGGCACGGAGTTGCGCGAGGTGAAGCTGGGGCAGCGGGCGAGCGTGTATTGCCCGCGCTGCCAGCGGTAA
- a CDS encoding YfhL family 4Fe-4S dicluster ferredoxin, whose translation MSLIITDDCINCDVCEPECPNEAISQGEEIYVIDPNLCTQCVGHYDEPQCQQVCPVDCIPLDEAHPESEEQLMAKYRRITGKA comes from the coding sequence ATGTCCCTGATAATCACCGACGATTGCATCAATTGCGACGTCTGCGAACCCGAGTGCCCGAACGAGGCCATCTCCCAAGGCGAAGAGATCTACGTGATCGACCCAAACCTGTGCACCCAGTGCGTGGGCCATTACGACGAGCCTCAGTGCCAGCAGGTGTGCCCGGTCGACTGCATCCCGCTGGATGAAGCGCACCCGGAAAGCGAAGAACAGCTGATGGCCAAGTACCGCCGGATTACCGGCAAGGCCTGA
- the coaD gene encoding pantetheine-phosphate adenylyltransferase, with translation MNRVLYPGTFDPITKGHGDLVERASRLFDHVIIAVAASPKKNPLFPLEQRVALAREVTKHLPNVEVIGFSSLLAHFAKEQGANVFLRGLRAVSDFEYEFQLANMNRQLAPDVESLFLTPSERYSFISSTLVREIAALGGDISKFVHPVVAEALTERFKKASPSA, from the coding sequence ATGAACCGAGTGTTGTACCCGGGTACTTTCGACCCCATTACCAAAGGCCATGGAGACCTGGTCGAGCGCGCCTCGCGCTTGTTCGACCACGTGATCATCGCGGTGGCGGCCAGCCCGAAGAAAAACCCCCTGTTCCCGCTGGAGCAGCGGGTGGCGCTAGCCCGTGAGGTCACCAAGCACCTGCCCAATGTCGAAGTCATCGGCTTCTCCTCCCTGTTGGCGCATTTCGCCAAGGAACAGGGCGCCAACGTCTTCCTGCGTGGCCTGCGTGCGGTGTCCGACTTCGAGTACGAGTTCCAGCTGGCGAACATGAACCGGCAACTGGCCCCCGATGTCGAGAGCCTGTTCCTGACGCCTTCGGAGCGTTATTCGTTCATTTCCTCGACCCTGGTCCGGGAAATCGCTGCACTGGGCGGTGATATCAGTAAATTCGTCCACCCGGTGGTGGCCGAAGCGCTGACTGAACGCTTCAAGAAAGCAAGCCCGAGCGCCTGA
- a CDS encoding coniferyl aldehyde dehydrogenase, whose product MNAPSALPPVPSDLDLAAVFAAQRQAFAGAPLPPVAQRLQWLRSLREALLAGQAGLIEAISEDFGGRSADETLLAELLPSIQGLRHAERHLHRWMRASPRRVGLAFQPASAHVRYQPLGVVGIIVPWNYPLFLAIGPLTCALAAGNRVMLKLSEATPASAQAVKHLLEQVFPTDLVSVVLGEVEVGQAFARLPFDHLLFTGATSVGRQVMLAAAQNLTPVTLELGGKSPAIVSADVPLASAAERIAFGKTLNAGQTCVAPDYVLVPRDRLAAFSDAYQRAVRRLYPRIADNPDYTAIINPRQLQRLQHLLDDARDKGAQVLDLYPGETRQGRRLPPHLLLDVNDSMQVMQDEIFGPLLPLVPYDSLDQALAYINQRPRPLALYYFGYDRAGQEHVLRNTHSGGVCLNDTLLHVAQDDLPFGGIGPSGMGHYHGHDGFLTFSKAKGVLAKQRFNAARLIYPPYGKTLQRLVYKLFIR is encoded by the coding sequence ATGAACGCGCCCAGTGCCTTGCCCCCTGTGCCATCCGACCTCGACCTCGCGGCGGTGTTCGCTGCCCAGCGCCAGGCCTTTGCCGGCGCCCCCCTGCCGCCGGTTGCCCAGCGCCTGCAATGGCTAAGAAGCCTGCGCGAAGCCTTGCTGGCCGGCCAGGCTGGATTGATCGAGGCCATCAGCGAGGACTTTGGCGGGCGTAGCGCCGACGAAACCCTGTTGGCCGAGCTGCTGCCCTCGATACAGGGCCTGCGCCACGCCGAAAGGCACTTGCACCGCTGGATGCGCGCAAGCCCGCGGCGTGTTGGCCTGGCCTTTCAGCCGGCCAGCGCGCACGTGCGTTATCAGCCGCTCGGGGTGGTCGGTATCATCGTGCCGTGGAACTACCCGTTGTTCCTCGCCATCGGCCCGCTGACCTGCGCCCTGGCCGCCGGAAACCGGGTCATGCTCAAGCTCAGCGAAGCCACGCCCGCCAGTGCCCAGGCCGTGAAACACCTGCTGGAGCAGGTGTTTCCCACCGACCTGGTCAGTGTGGTGCTGGGCGAGGTAGAGGTTGGCCAGGCCTTCGCCCGCTTGCCCTTCGACCATCTGCTGTTCACCGGTGCCACCAGTGTGGGCCGGCAGGTCATGCTGGCGGCGGCGCAGAACCTCACCCCGGTCACCCTGGAGCTGGGCGGCAAGTCACCGGCCATCGTGTCGGCCGACGTGCCGCTGGCCAGCGCCGCCGAGCGCATCGCCTTCGGCAAGACCCTGAACGCCGGCCAGACCTGCGTCGCCCCCGACTATGTGCTGGTGCCACGCGACCGGCTGGCCGCCTTCAGCGACGCCTACCAGCGCGCCGTGCGCCGCCTGTACCCACGCATTGCCGACAACCCCGACTACACCGCCATCATCAACCCCCGCCAGCTGCAGCGCTTGCAGCACCTGCTGGACGATGCCCGCGACAAAGGTGCGCAGGTGCTTGACCTGTACCCTGGTGAAACCCGCCAGGGCCGGCGCCTGCCACCCCACCTGCTGCTGGACGTGAACGACAGCATGCAGGTGATGCAGGACGAAATCTTCGGCCCGCTGCTGCCGCTGGTGCCCTACGACAGCCTCGACCAGGCGCTGGCTTACATCAACCAACGCCCGCGCCCTCTGGCGCTGTACTACTTCGGTTACGACCGGGCCGGGCAGGAACATGTGCTGCGCAATACCCACTCCGGCGGGGTATGCCTGAACGACACCCTGCTGCATGTAGCCCAGGACGATCTGCCCTTCGGCGGCATCGGCCCGTCGGGCATGGGCCACTACCATGGCCACGACGGTTTTCTGACCTTCAGCAAGGCCAAGGGGGTACTCGCCAAGCAACGCTTCAACGCCGCACGGCTGATCTACCCACCTTACGGCAAAACCTTGCAGCGCCTGGTCTACAAGCTGTTCATCCGCTAA
- a CDS encoding TetR/AcrR family transcriptional regulator, translated as MAPRMKTRERIVQNSLELFNQQGERSVSTNHIAAHMEISPGNLYYHFPNKQAIIALLFSQYEELVDSFLRPPQGRKATVEDKRFYLKALLAAMWNYRFLHRDLEHLLDSDAELAARYRRFSERCLRQGQAIYRGFVDAGILAMVPAQIESLTINAWIVLTSWVRFLSTTREHSAHLGEEAFKRGVYQVLVLELGYVTESARTAVDALCQEFHVPFNQALET; from the coding sequence ATGGCCCCGCGCATGAAGACCCGAGAGCGCATCGTGCAGAACAGCCTGGAGCTGTTCAACCAGCAGGGCGAACGCAGCGTCAGTACCAACCACATCGCCGCACACATGGAAATCTCGCCCGGCAACCTGTATTACCACTTCCCCAACAAGCAGGCGATCATTGCCCTGTTGTTCAGCCAGTATGAAGAACTGGTAGACAGCTTCTTGCGCCCGCCGCAAGGCCGCAAGGCAACCGTGGAAGACAAGCGCTTCTACCTCAAGGCCCTGTTGGCGGCGATGTGGAACTACCGCTTTCTGCACCGCGACCTGGAGCACCTGCTGGACAGCGATGCAGAACTTGCCGCCCGTTACCGGCGTTTTTCCGAGCGCTGCCTGCGCCAGGGCCAGGCGATCTACCGCGGCTTTGTCGACGCGGGCATCCTGGCCATGGTGCCGGCGCAAATCGAATCGCTGACCATCAATGCCTGGATTGTGCTGACGTCCTGGGTTCGTTTTCTAAGCACGACGCGTGAACATTCCGCGCACCTGGGTGAAGAAGCCTTCAAGCGGGGCGTCTACCAGGTGCTGGTGCTGGAACTCGGCTACGTCACCGAGAGTGCGCGCACTGCTGTTGACGCCCTGTGCCAGGAATTCCATGTACCGTTCAACCAGGCTCTGGAAACGTAA
- a CDS encoding sulfurtransferase — protein sequence MPLAQLITPQQLAERLGSPKLVILDCRFALEDVDYGQRSYAQGHIAGAHFADLDRDLSGPVSKGRTGRHPLPDAHRLVERLREWGLDNDSEVVLYDDGPGAFAARAWWLLAWLGKRNGVAILDGGLKAWHAAHLPLSLDSPPKREGTFSGEPDAKLLIDADHLGKRLGSPDLTLIDARALPRFRGEVEPIDPVAGHIPGAQCAAFTDNIGADGRFLPADQLKQRFAEKLGGRAPEQLVSYCGSGVTACHNLFAMALAGYPLGKLYAGSWSEWINNPQHAVATGE from the coding sequence ATGCCCCTTGCGCAATTGATCACCCCGCAGCAGTTGGCCGAGCGTCTGGGCTCGCCCAAGTTGGTGATCCTCGACTGTCGCTTTGCCCTCGAGGATGTGGACTATGGCCAACGCAGCTATGCCCAGGGCCATATCGCCGGGGCGCATTTCGCCGACCTGGACCGCGACCTCAGCGGGCCGGTGAGCAAGGGGCGCACCGGGCGCCATCCATTGCCCGATGCGCACCGGCTGGTGGAGCGTCTGCGCGAGTGGGGCCTGGACAACGACAGCGAGGTGGTGCTTTACGACGACGGCCCCGGCGCCTTTGCGGCCAGGGCCTGGTGGCTGCTGGCCTGGTTGGGCAAGCGCAACGGCGTGGCGATCCTCGATGGTGGCCTGAAGGCCTGGCATGCGGCGCACCTGCCGTTGAGCCTGGACTCACCGCCCAAACGCGAAGGCACCTTCAGTGGTGAGCCGGATGCCAAGTTGCTGATCGATGCCGACCACTTGGGCAAGCGCCTGGGTAGCCCAGACCTGACCTTGATCGATGCGCGAGCCTTGCCGCGGTTTCGCGGTGAAGTGGAGCCGATCGACCCGGTGGCGGGGCATATTCCCGGGGCCCAGTGCGCGGCGTTTACCGACAACATTGGGGCAGATGGGCGCTTTCTGCCAGCGGATCAGCTCAAGCAGCGTTTTGCCGAAAAGCTCGGTGGGCGGGCGCCGGAGCAGCTGGTGTCTTACTGCGGATCAGGGGTGACGGCTTGCCATAACCTGTTTGCCATGGCACTGGCGGGGTACCCGCTGGGCAAGCTGTATGCGGGGTCGTGGAGCGAGTGGATCAACAACCCGCAGCATGCCGTGGCCACCGGCGAGTAA
- a CDS encoding hydrolase, with amino-acid sequence MPSPSATFRPAIGLSNPHLQTLWGPLWRKLPELQRNRERLWLADGDFIDLDWHGPHQPHAPLVLVLHGLTGSSQSPYVKGLQQALQGRGWASVAVNWRGCSGEPNLLPRSYHSGASEDLAEIVSHLRAQRPLAPLYAVGYSLGGNVLLKYLGESGVASQLEAAVAVSVPFRLDHCADRIGQGFSKVYQAHFMREMLAYVQLKQRHFHDQGQHERLAALERLGQLGNLRTFWDFDGKVTAPLNGFRDAHDYYRRSSSHFFLGQNRTPTLIIHSSDDPFVSGHSLPTARELAPQTRFELHRRGGHVGFVDGSLRNPGYYLERRIPQWLVDGQ; translated from the coding sequence ATGCCCAGCCCAAGCGCCACCTTCCGTCCGGCCATCGGCCTGTCCAATCCCCACCTGCAGACCTTGTGGGGCCCGCTGTGGCGCAAGCTGCCTGAGCTGCAGCGCAACCGCGAGCGCCTGTGGCTGGCCGACGGCGACTTCATCGACCTCGACTGGCACGGCCCGCACCAGCCACATGCGCCACTGGTGCTGGTGCTGCATGGGCTGACCGGTTCGTCTCAATCACCCTACGTGAAAGGCTTGCAGCAAGCGTTGCAAGGTCGCGGCTGGGCCAGCGTGGCGGTGAACTGGCGTGGTTGTTCAGGCGAGCCCAACCTGTTGCCGCGCAGCTACCATTCCGGCGCCAGCGAAGACCTGGCAGAAATTGTCAGCCACCTGCGCGCCCAGCGCCCGTTGGCGCCGCTGTATGCGGTGGGTTACTCGCTGGGTGGCAATGTGCTGTTGAAATACCTGGGCGAAAGCGGCGTTGCCAGCCAGCTGGAGGCGGCAGTTGCCGTGTCGGTGCCCTTTCGCCTGGACCACTGTGCCGACCGTATCGGCCAGGGGTTCTCCAAGGTGTATCAGGCGCATTTCATGCGCGAGATGCTGGCGTATGTTCAGCTCAAGCAGCGCCACTTCCACGACCAGGGCCAGCATGAGCGGCTGGCGGCGCTGGAGCGCCTGGGGCAGCTGGGCAACTTGCGCACGTTCTGGGATTTCGACGGCAAGGTCACTGCACCGCTCAACGGCTTTCGCGATGCGCACGACTACTATCGCCGCTCATCGAGCCACTTCTTCCTCGGCCAGAACCGCACGCCGACGCTGATCATCCACTCCAGCGATGACCCGTTCGTGTCCGGCCATAGCCTGCCTACGGCCCGTGAACTGGCACCCCAGACCCGCTTCGAACTGCACCGCCGCGGCGGGCATGTGGGCTTTGTCGATGGCAGCCTGCGTAACCCTGGGTACTACCTGGAGCGGCGGATTCCGCAGTGGCTAGTAGACGGCCAGTGA
- a CDS encoding M16 family metallopeptidase, translated as MNDSNSNPQQPAADNPVHGGLVSAQGVDLDLFEPIDTQMQEWTTDSGTGVKFVEARGLPIVDIVLRFKAGTVQDTVLPGLASLAFYMLDEGSQQHTATQQAEQLERLGAVMEKQIRLEHATLSLRSLSTEALLDPALALFIDVVARPAFTADALAKIKSQLLRHNASREHHPRLRARSEAFRHMFSGHQYGNPLGSTQQGIDQATPEDLRRFHQRAYCASNLDIVVVGDLSLAQAQAVSQRISQALPQGWSAIELPAATPAAGTTFNVEQPGASSAVLIALPMGVPANHPEYPAMVLANEVLGSGIASRLMNELRHRRGLTYGIYTRVNALSAGGLFSVEWDIAPEYVEGSNVLVETLLREFIDQGPTQAELQMACKQLAGQLLREVAQNKNLAALLTHLTYQRQPANYLDTCIDRLAMLTPADVRAVMQRRLDLSQAVRVSVGPHAEQQALPATDQ; from the coding sequence ATGAATGACTCGAATTCAAATCCGCAACAACCCGCTGCAGACAACCCTGTTCATGGCGGGCTGGTTTCGGCACAGGGGGTTGATCTGGACCTCTTCGAACCTATTGATACCCAAATGCAGGAATGGACGACGGACAGCGGCACAGGGGTGAAATTCGTCGAGGCCCGGGGGCTGCCAATTGTCGATATCGTGCTGCGATTCAAGGCCGGTACGGTCCAGGACACCGTGCTCCCGGGCCTGGCATCCCTGGCGTTCTACATGCTCGACGAAGGCAGCCAGCAGCACACAGCCACCCAGCAAGCAGAGCAACTGGAGCGCCTGGGCGCGGTCATGGAAAAACAGATACGCCTGGAGCACGCGACCCTGAGCCTGCGAAGCTTGAGCACCGAAGCGCTGCTCGACCCGGCCCTGGCGCTTTTCATTGACGTTGTAGCACGCCCTGCCTTCACCGCTGACGCGCTAGCCAAGATAAAAAGCCAACTGCTGCGGCACAATGCATCTCGCGAGCACCACCCCCGCTTGAGGGCGCGTAGCGAAGCCTTTCGGCATATGTTCAGTGGTCATCAATATGGCAACCCATTGGGCAGCACTCAGCAAGGGATAGACCAGGCTACCCCTGAGGATCTGAGGCGCTTCCACCAACGCGCCTACTGCGCCAGTAACCTGGACATCGTAGTAGTGGGGGACCTTTCCCTTGCACAGGCCCAGGCCGTTTCACAACGGATCAGTCAGGCACTGCCGCAAGGCTGGTCCGCAATCGAGCTGCCGGCCGCCACTCCAGCAGCCGGCACCACGTTCAACGTCGAACAGCCTGGCGCGAGCAGTGCCGTCCTGATTGCACTACCCATGGGCGTGCCAGCCAATCATCCGGAATACCCGGCCATGGTGTTGGCCAATGAGGTATTGGGGTCGGGAATCGCGTCACGCTTGATGAATGAACTGCGGCACCGCCGCGGGTTGACGTATGGCATCTATACCCGGGTAAATGCATTGAGCGCTGGTGGCCTGTTCAGCGTCGAATGGGACATCGCGCCAGAGTACGTCGAAGGTTCCAACGTACTGGTAGAAACCTTGCTGCGCGAGTTCATCGACCAAGGGCCAACCCAGGCCGAGCTGCAAATGGCGTGCAAGCAACTGGCAGGGCAACTGCTGCGCGAGGTGGCACAGAACAAGAACCTGGCAGCCTTGCTCACGCACCTCACCTATCAACGCCAGCCCGCCAATTATCTCGACACCTGCATCGACCGCCTTGCCATGCTGACACCGGCAGATGTCCGCGCCGTCATGCAGCGCCGGCTTGATTTGAGCCAGGCAGTACGCGTCAGTGTCGGCCCACACGCCGAGCAACAAGCACTGCCAGCCACCGACCAATAG
- a CDS encoding M16 family metallopeptidase, with protein sequence MTERPSPPTPASRVNAFTLANGLRVCLREDNRAPLVSVQLWYHVGSSYEPEGHTGLSHALEHLLFEGSSKLAGGQYSALMTHLGGEANAFTLTDATAFPLTLPASRLEIALEAMADIMASATLSDAPFARELAVVMAERREDIDNDPWSLALEHHLLLAYDNSGYGTPVIGYKTDLGHMTPAAARTWYRTWYHPNNATLAVAGDITLAQLQTLVTRHFATIPAHRLPARQIPVEPSSLVRRVQTLRQHGLRTGVIISFNLPSQCTALSDSQAYALRLLPQILAQGQASILQRLLVRDEPVLQGVWSDYEPWQRGDSLLTFYAFCSPQVAPEAAAERLLMEIEAFRQSAPSKEDLQRAKARLLAEQLFDRDDISKQAEAIGKQAACGLDPVALEDERHAIEAVTAEQVGLAAYDFLTESRTTITFTHHKASADE encoded by the coding sequence ATGACCGAACGCCCCTCCCCGCCCACACCGGCTAGCCGGGTAAATGCCTTTACCCTCGCCAATGGCCTGCGCGTCTGTCTGCGTGAAGACAACCGCGCACCTCTGGTCAGCGTGCAGCTTTGGTATCACGTGGGTTCCAGCTACGAGCCCGAAGGCCACACCGGCCTGTCACATGCCCTTGAACATTTGTTGTTCGAAGGCAGCAGCAAACTGGCCGGAGGCCAATACTCCGCCCTCATGACCCACTTGGGTGGTGAGGCAAATGCATTCACCCTCACGGATGCCACAGCCTTTCCGCTGACGTTGCCCGCCAGCCGCCTGGAGATCGCCCTGGAAGCCATGGCCGATATCATGGCCAGCGCCACCCTCAGCGATGCACCTTTTGCCCGCGAACTGGCGGTTGTCATGGCCGAGCGACGCGAGGATATCGATAACGACCCATGGTCGCTGGCCCTGGAACATCACCTGCTGCTGGCCTATGACAACAGCGGCTATGGCACGCCCGTGATCGGCTACAAGACCGACCTCGGCCACATGACACCTGCCGCGGCACGCACGTGGTACCGGACCTGGTACCACCCCAACAACGCGACGCTGGCAGTGGCCGGCGACATTACCTTGGCGCAACTGCAAACGCTGGTAACGCGACACTTTGCAACGATCCCCGCTCATCGCCTGCCGGCCCGGCAAATACCTGTAGAGCCCTCCAGCCTGGTTCGGCGCGTTCAAACCTTGCGCCAGCACGGCCTGCGCACGGGCGTGATCATCAGTTTCAACCTCCCCAGTCAATGCACCGCCCTGTCTGACTCACAAGCGTATGCACTGCGTCTGCTGCCCCAGATTCTTGCCCAAGGCCAGGCGAGCATCCTCCAGCGCCTGCTCGTGCGCGATGAACCGGTACTGCAAGGTGTGTGGTCGGACTATGAGCCCTGGCAACGTGGTGACAGCCTGCTGACGTTTTACGCGTTCTGCAGCCCGCAGGTTGCACCCGAGGCGGCGGCAGAACGGCTGCTGATGGAAATCGAAGCGTTCCGCCAGTCAGCGCCCAGCAAAGAAGACCTCCAGCGCGCCAAGGCACGGCTTCTGGCCGAGCAATTATTCGACAGGGACGATATCAGCAAGCAGGCAGAAGCCATCGGCAAGCAGGCTGCCTGCGGCCTGGACCCTGTTGCACTGGAGGATGAACGGCACGCCATCGAAGCCGTGACAGCCGAGCAGGTCGGCCTGGCCGCCTATGACTTCCTGACCGAATCCCGGACCACCATCACCTTTACGCATCACAAGGCAAGCGCTGATGAATGA